One Coleofasciculus sp. FACHB-T130 DNA segment encodes these proteins:
- a CDS encoding UDP-glucuronic acid decarboxylase family protein, whose protein sequence is MRILVTGGAGFIGSHLIDRLMTQGHEVICLDNFYTGHKRNILKWLDNPYFELIRHDITEPIRLEVEQIYHLACPASPVHYQFNPVKTVKTNVLGTLNMLGLAKRVKARLLLASTSEVYGDPEIHPQTEEYRGNVNTIGIRSCYDEGKRIAETLAFDYYRQNHVEIRVARIFNTYGPRMLENDGRVVSNFVVQALRGTALTVYGDGSQTRSFCYVSDLVEGLMRLMNGEHTGPINLGNPDEYTILELAEAVQKMVNPDSKIKLEPLPEDDPRRRRPDITRAKTWLDWEPTIPLQEGLQLTIEDFRDRLASLPENRIPSDS, encoded by the coding sequence ATGAGAATTTTAGTCACAGGTGGTGCTGGTTTTATCGGTTCCCATCTGATCGACCGGCTAATGACGCAAGGGCATGAAGTCATTTGCCTCGATAACTTCTATACCGGACACAAACGCAACATCCTGAAGTGGCTGGATAATCCATATTTTGAACTCATCCGTCACGACATCACCGAACCGATACGCTTGGAAGTAGAGCAAATTTATCACCTAGCTTGCCCCGCCTCTCCAGTACACTACCAGTTCAACCCAGTAAAGACCGTGAAAACGAATGTCCTGGGTACACTGAATATGTTAGGACTGGCAAAGCGGGTGAAGGCGAGATTACTCTTGGCTTCCACCTCAGAAGTGTACGGCGATCCTGAAATCCACCCCCAGACTGAAGAATATCGCGGTAATGTCAATACGATAGGAATTCGCTCCTGCTATGACGAAGGCAAGCGAATTGCAGAAACACTGGCGTTTGACTATTATCGCCAGAATCATGTAGAAATTCGAGTCGCGCGAATCTTCAACACCTACGGCCCTCGAATGTTAGAAAATGACGGTCGAGTGGTTAGCAACTTTGTAGTGCAAGCTCTGCGGGGTACCGCCCTAACCGTTTATGGTGATGGTTCGCAAACCCGAAGTTTCTGCTACGTTTCAGACCTAGTGGAAGGGCTGATGCGGCTGATGAATGGCGAGCATACGGGACCGATTAATTTAGGGAATCCCGATGAATATACGATTTTAGAGCTGGCTGAGGCTGTCCAAAAGATGGTGAACCCAGACTCGAAGATTAAGCTTGAGCCACTGCCAGAAGACGATCCTCGCCGACGGCGTCCGGATATCACGCGGGCAAAGACTTGGCTGGATTGGGAGCCAACAATACCCTTGCAAGAAGGGTTACAACTGACTATAGAAGATTTTCGCGATCGCTTAGCTTCTCTGCCGGAGAATCGCATCCCCAGCGATTCGTGA